A region from the Clostridia bacterium genome encodes:
- a CDS encoding proline--tRNA ligase, whose translation MANNKDTQFVKEIADMQADFPQWYTDVVTKTGMVDYGPVKGTMVIRPYGYAIWEIIQEELNKRFRATGHQNAYFPMFIPYSFLTREAEHVEGFAPEVALVTHVGDEELPEKLVVRPTSETIIGTMYSKWIQSWRDLPVMINQWANVVRWEKTTRPFLRTSEFLWQEGHTAHRTPEEAQEETLKMLEVYREFAENVLAIPMLTGRKTEKEKFAGAEATYTIEAMMLDGKSLQSGTSHNLGQNFAKAFDITFLDKDNTLHYPYQTSWGVSTRLIGALVMAHGDQRGLALPPMVAPYQVVIVPIAAHKGGVLEKVAEVADELRQAGVRVYVDDRDQSPGWKFNEWEMKGVPCRMEIGPRDIENDTCVLVRRDTHEKNPASLQGIADTVQKHLADIQRNMYLKAMAFRDSHIVDVADMDELKAAVDGGNFVRTMWCGDRACEDKVKELTSASSRCMPFDQTPMGDKCVCCGKKLAKGEGYTIYFAKAY comes from the coding sequence ATGGCCAACAACAAAGATACGCAATTCGTCAAAGAGATTGCCGATATGCAGGCGGATTTCCCCCAATGGTACACCGACGTCGTCACCAAGACGGGCATGGTGGACTACGGCCCCGTCAAGGGCACGATGGTCATTCGCCCCTACGGCTACGCCATTTGGGAGATCATTCAAGAGGAACTCAACAAGCGTTTCCGCGCCACCGGGCACCAAAACGCCTATTTCCCCATGTTCATTCCCTACAGTTTCCTCACGCGTGAGGCCGAGCACGTGGAGGGGTTCGCCCCCGAGGTGGCTTTGGTCACCCACGTCGGCGACGAGGAATTGCCCGAGAAGTTGGTCGTACGCCCCACCAGCGAGACCATCATCGGCACGATGTATTCCAAGTGGATCCAGTCCTGGCGCGACCTACCCGTGATGATCAACCAATGGGCCAACGTCGTCCGTTGGGAGAAGACCACGCGCCCCTTCTTGCGCACCAGCGAGTTTTTGTGGCAGGAGGGACACACCGCCCACCGCACCCCCGAGGAAGCGCAGGAGGAAACCCTCAAAATGCTCGAGGTCTACCGCGAGTTCGCCGAGAACGTGCTGGCCATTCCCATGCTGACCGGCCGCAAGACCGAGAAAGAAAAGTTCGCGGGTGCGGAAGCCACCTACACCATCGAGGCCATGATGCTGGACGGCAAGAGCCTGCAGAGCGGCACTTCGCACAACCTCGGGCAGAACTTCGCCAAGGCGTTCGACATCACGTTCCTCGACAAGGACAATACCTTGCACTATCCCTACCAGACCAGTTGGGGCGTTTCCACCCGTCTTATCGGTGCTTTGGTCATGGCGCACGGCGACCAACGCGGGTTGGCGTTGCCACCCATGGTGGCGCCCTATCAGGTGGTCATCGTACCCATCGCCGCGCATAAGGGCGGCGTGTTGGAAAAGGTGGCCGAGGTGGCTGACGAGTTGCGCCAAGCGGGCGTGCGCGTCTACGTGGACGACCGCGACCAGTCCCCGGGGTGGAAGTTCAACGAGTGGGAGATGAAGGGCGTGCCCTGCCGTATGGAGATAGGCCCCCGCGACATCGAGAACGACACCTGCGTATTGGTGCGCCGCGACACCCACGAGAAGAATCCCGCGTCCTTGCAAGGCATCGCCGATACCGTGCAAAAACACCTCGCCGACATTCAACGCAATATGTACCTCAAAGCGATGGCTTTCCGCGACAGCCACATAGTGGACGTGGCCGATATGGATGAGCTCAAAGCGGCGGTGGACGGCGGCAACTTCGTGCGCACGATGTGGTGCGGCGACCGCGCCTGCGAGGACAAGGTGAAAGAACTCACGTCCGCCAGCAGTCGCTGTATGCCTTTCGACCAGACGCCGATGGGCGACAAATGCGTGTGCTGCGGCAAGAAATTAGCCAAAGGCGAGGGCTACACCATCTACTTCGCCAAAGCGTATTGA